Within Conger conger chromosome 3, fConCon1.1, whole genome shotgun sequence, the genomic segment TTGCTGGCAGACGAAGAGACTGACAGACACTACAAGAACAAGAAGATAAAGCTGGGCGTGGGGTTGGCCACCACCAAGTATCTCCCGCGCACGCCACGCATTGTTGACATTACCAAGGGCTCTGATGGCTACGGGTACTTCCTGAGGTCCTACCCCAACCTAAaaggtgtgtgttacagatTGGTCCTCCAattcacacactaacactgatatgtgcatgtgtggaaaTGCCTTGGTTAATTGAGTCAATGCATACAAGGAACTTTACTGCtgtatttgtgttaaaatatccTCATtgggttttttatattggaaaaGGATGGCATTCTAAAATGGTTTACCTTTATACAAGTAGAGAGATGCAGCTTTACCTTcatcccccgctctctctctctttctcacacacacacacacacacaaactaaactGTTTGATATATCAATAATAAAGTGCACTTAACggtaattgcaaaggggctggtagGCAGTTGATGACCAAAAGATCTTCTGGAGGCAGGCATCTACTCGCCCcaaaagacttcacaaacagatataCTACAGAGGCGGCACTGCAAGAttcaaaccactagttagctgcaaaagcaagatggccaggttacagttacCGAAGTACCTACAatagcctgcagagttctggaaaaaggtattgtggGCATATGAGACCAAGAATGACCTGTATAATGCTGGCTGCACATTGTGCAATATTGGCTGACTTTTTGTCTTGTTACATGTCGCACGATGTAGCCCCAACAAAATCATGTATTTCattgctgtcacactgtgcGATAAGATCCAAGAATGATATTATAAGAGCAGAGATTCCATCATACGATTACAGTGGCTACATCATCTGACATACACATACGGAATTTGAGTCATTCTAAACAcggtttatttttttgctttcctTATTAGCTACATTGTTACTGGGGATGCAAAATGGCTTGAGAGTGGTAGCATaagtatgtatgtactgtatgtagatcCAAAGACATCTgacaaaaacaatatttgtgGGTGGCCCTTTCCCCAGGTCACTTCATAAAGGATATTGATAAGGGGAGTCCAGCAGAGAAGGTGGGTTTGAGGGACATGGACCGCCTGGTGGCCATAAATGGGGATGGGCTGGATGGCTTGACCCATGAACAGGTGGTAGAGCGGATCCATCAGTGCGGAGACAAGTGCTGCCTGCTGGTGGTCGATGCGGAAACCGACAAGCTGTACAAGCTGGTAGGCAAACATGTTCACCAAATGTGGAACCAAATGTTGATCAAATTCTGTCAAATGTCAACACCTTTCGTAGGAATACAATATAGATTGTACAATATGGAAGTAATGGTGACATGCAATAAATTATGcatgtgaaaaataataaatactgacAGCATACCCGTAGCCTGCTTTGTATTACAAAGAAGGACTGGTTTAATGGTTTGGTTATGGGTGTCCTGCCCAAGAGGAGTAGTTGTAAAGCTTTAAAAGTGTGAAGAAGCTCACTTAAGAAGGTatgtaccttgctcaagggtaatCAAAAATTTACAAATAGTGAAACTGCTAAATTGAAGAATGACTCTTTTTCTGGGAGAATTAGTTAAGTCAATTAGTTAATTAAAGACATCTGTCTACTGCCCACCCAACATGCCCTGCCATCTCTACTCTACGACCTCACTCTCATTACAGTGACAGTCCATTGCAATGTGCCCTGTCCTGTCTTGTTTTTCATCTGCTGTtaactgtaaatactgtaagaTTGAGGACTCACTGTACAGACTGGTTTCATGTCATTCCACAGGGAGGTGCATCTCCCCTCCTCTACTGGGAGGAAATGAGAGGACCCCTTCCGCAGCCATCTCCTCCCGCATCTCCCAAGGCAATGGCGAAACCAATAACAGCCCTCCCAGCATATGACCAGGCCCCTGCCCCTGCAAAgccctctgaggacaactacaAACCCAAACTCTGTAAGCTGGAGAAGACCTCGAGTGGATTTGGGTTTCACCTGAACGGCATCATAGGAGAAACAGGCCAGTACTTCATTAAAGAGGTGAGGACACAGACATCCTATATGTGAAAAAGACAGATTTGAAATTCCTTCTTCTCATTCTGTGACAAACTGCAAGTAAACTACCCAATTGAAAGAGAATTGACTTGATCAGTCGACCAACATTGAGCTAAGCAAAGAGGTagaataaaggtaaaataaaaaaatgtaaacatttttttccctcctgtCCTGAGGTGGTGAAAGGCGGGGTAGCAGACCGGGCGGGGCTCGAGGATGAAGACATAGTAATTGAAGTGGATGGTGTGAACGTAGAGGCCCACCCCTATGGGGAAGTGGTGGACATGATCAAAGCTAGTGGAAACAGCCTGGTCCTATTGGTTGTGGATCAACAGGCCTATAACTACTTCAAGGCCAAAAAGATCCCCATCACCACCCTCCTGCTGTCCCAGGACAGTTTCGACAGGCCTCACACTCCCGCCAGTCTCAAGGAAGTGAAGGAGGTGGAAGAGGAGGACAAAGAGGAGAGTGACAAAGAGGAGGGTGACAAAGAGAAGAGTGACAAAGAGGAGAGTGACAAAGAGGAAAGTGACAGAGATAAGGGTGACAAAGAAGAGGAGAGTAACAAAGACatagagaaaaacaaagaagaggAGAGTAAcaaagaggaaaagagagacaaagagggggagaaagaaccAGCTACTTTGCCCATCCTGACAGAGGCTCGTGAGAGGGTGAGCACTTTCCACGTCTTATTTTGTTACCAAGATCACAACCACTGTTAAACAAGTAGGCCAACAGTGACCAACAGCTACACCATATTGATAGCTTTTACTATAGATTGTGTTTCTCTTCACCCTTGctgcttttttgcattttatctACAGTCAGCTTGGAATTTGATGCAATGCCTTTTTCTTGTGGCTGTAACAAGCAGAGATAAATGATTGCTGTACAGTTTCCTATGTTTCATAACTGGATTTCACAggctttttctgttgttgtcaTTTCCACAGACGGCATCTGCTTCATCTTCGTCATCCTCTCTGAGTGTAGATGAACAGCTCTGAAGACATTTCTTCATGTCCCGCACACTATTACTTAACACATTTACAAAATTTAGCTGAAATCTGACTAAACACTCAATAGactacaagactaaaatacttaagACACTTTTTCTTTTGGCGTAGTCATGTTTTATGGGTTTTACTCTATAAATGTTTAAACCACTGATTGCATTCCTGGCAGCTTCAGAACTTGTGCTTATCTTTTTTCAGGTATAAAGTCTGTTCTTGGGGAATTCTGTCATGGAAATGTCTTGTTGATGAACCTGTCACATTAAGAACAAAGGCCAATTAAAAGCACTACTCTGCCAAGAAAATGATTTTTGAACAGGGTTTATGTGTGACAAATTGCATTACCTCCGGTAATGAATTGTTTTAATACTGTACTAGTCGGTCTGTACTCTAGGATACACCTTACAACGTGTGGACAATTTAGCTGAGCTGAGCCATGTGTACAATGTTGCCtcgatgcagagagagagaaagagtagaTGAACAACAGAATAACTAATAAAGTTGAGCAACTCTACTGGACTCACACTtgcaattacagtatattagttATGAGTGCACCTCAGGTTGTAGGTTTGTGGTGCTGCCACTATGTGCTTGAACAAGTAACTTAACTTTACTGCAGTGaatatccagctgtacaaaTTGATGATATGTAAAGAATGTAAACTGtattaatcaattaatcaagAAGTGCTTGCTAAGTGCATACAATTCAAGTGTAAACTGAACCCTCTTCAATGGGCATCTCTCCGTGGTCTCTCTCTCGACTGGTAATCCGTTTTTACTGTCATTCATTTCTGATGGGAGCTAAGGAGGGATTCCTGAAATTGCGGCTGAACCTTTCTTTTTTGGCTTTCAATAGATATTCCAATTCTAATGTGTAATATTATTCAAAAGACTGAAAACAAA encodes:
- the pdzk1 gene encoding Na(+)/H(+) exchange regulatory cofactor NHE-RF3, translating into MTTYTPRVISLTKREGQSFGFLLRLELVEEGHLIRNLDRGGLAELAGLKDGDRILRVNGIFVDDLDHSLVAGMVRNSGSSVILHVLDKHSYKQSKASGANLSEPQSRPTMNGTARTDPKPKLCFLEKAKSGYGFSLKSKNGEEGIFIFNVTPSGVAEKAGAKTSDRVLEVNSENVEIATHDQIVEKIKAGGNSIMFLLADEETDRHYKNKKIKLGVGLATTKYLPRTPRIVDITKGSDGYGYFLRSYPNLKGHFIKDIDKGSPAEKVGLRDMDRLVAINGDGLDGLTHEQVVERIHQCGDKCCLLVVDAETDKLYKLGGASPLLYWEEMRGPLPQPSPPASPKAMAKPITALPAYDQAPAPAKPSEDNYKPKLCKLEKTSSGFGFHLNGIIGETGQYFIKEVVKGGVADRAGLEDEDIVIEVDGVNVEAHPYGEVVDMIKASGNSLVLLVVDQQAYNYFKAKKIPITTLLLSQDSFDRPHTPASLKEVKEVEEEDKEESDKEEGDKEKSDKEESDKEESDRDKGDKEEESNKDIEKNKEEESNKEEKRDKEGEKEPATLPILTEARERTASASSSSSSLSVDEQL